From one Mycobacterium colombiense CECT 3035 genomic stretch:
- a CDS encoding alpha/beta hydrolase: MRTVEYAPGRWADVFGEPAPSTILLWHGAQTDARAAVGPLAGMLAGRSAVVVAPDWNSHADDGGRADLLRSLEFTRNLAVDAGRILLVGWSMGGAAAAGVTLHAAQFDFTPAHTVCLAGAFMVPDPISGAPLTDGLSDAEVRSPFSLLHGLDDDVVPVDASRDFAARLERIGWPVEVVELDADHGSIAGADYDALADRYEPAKDGPARIMAQQVAGRIAAMLGG, translated from the coding sequence GTGAGGACGGTGGAGTATGCCCCGGGCCGGTGGGCCGACGTCTTCGGCGAGCCGGCGCCGTCGACGATCTTGCTGTGGCACGGCGCGCAAACCGATGCCCGCGCCGCCGTCGGCCCCCTGGCCGGCATGCTGGCCGGGCGCTCCGCGGTGGTGGTGGCACCGGACTGGAACTCCCACGCCGATGACGGCGGCCGCGCGGACCTGCTGCGGTCGCTGGAGTTCACCCGCAACCTCGCCGTCGACGCCGGGCGCATCCTGCTCGTCGGGTGGTCGATGGGCGGCGCCGCCGCGGCGGGCGTGACACTGCACGCGGCGCAATTCGACTTCACTCCCGCGCACACGGTCTGCCTCGCCGGAGCGTTCATGGTCCCCGACCCGATCTCCGGTGCGCCCCTGACCGACGGCCTGAGCGACGCCGAGGTCCGTTCGCCGTTCTCGTTGCTGCACGGCCTCGACGATGACGTCGTGCCGGTGGACGCCAGCAGGGACTTCGCCGCCCGCCTGGAACGCATCGGCTGGCCCGTGGAGGTGGTGGAGCTCGACGCCGATCACGGGTCGATCGCCGGCGCGGACTACGACGCCCTCGCGGACCGCTACGAACCGGCCAAGGACGGCCCGGCCCGAATCATGGCGCAACAGGTCGCGGGCCGGATCGCGGCGATGCTGGGTGGTTGA
- a CDS encoding ABC transporter ATP-binding protein, translated as MTLIAEPAAATRGRTDIAGELRHVDKWYGNRQVLNDVSVRVRRGEIVALVGRSGSGKSTVLRVLAGLSADHGGQRVVAGAPALAFQEPRLFPWRDVRTNVGYGLTRSRLPRAQIRDRAERALADVGLADHAGAWPLTLSGGQAQRVSLARALVAEPQLLLLDEPFGALDALTRLTMHTLLLQLWRRHGFGVLLITHDVDEAVALADRVLVLEEGRVVHTLTIDEPRRAPGDPGAHTERHRAELLDRLGVRL; from the coding sequence TTGACACTCATCGCGGAACCGGCCGCCGCCACCCGCGGGCGGACCGACATCGCCGGCGAACTGCGCCACGTCGACAAGTGGTACGGGAACCGGCAGGTGCTCAACGACGTTTCGGTGCGGGTGCGCCGCGGCGAGATCGTCGCGCTGGTGGGGCGCAGCGGCTCGGGCAAATCGACGGTGCTGCGGGTGCTCGCCGGGCTGTCGGCCGACCACGGCGGGCAGCGTGTGGTGGCCGGCGCACCGGCGCTGGCATTTCAGGAGCCGCGCCTGTTCCCGTGGCGCGATGTGCGGACCAACGTCGGTTACGGCCTCACCCGCAGCCGCCTGCCGCGGGCGCAGATCCGGGACCGCGCCGAGCGGGCGCTGGCCGACGTGGGGCTGGCCGACCACGCCGGGGCATGGCCGCTGACCCTGTCCGGCGGTCAGGCGCAACGCGTTTCGCTGGCCCGGGCGTTGGTGGCCGAGCCGCAACTGCTGTTGCTCGACGAGCCGTTCGGGGCGCTGGACGCGCTGACCCGGCTGACGATGCACACCCTGCTGCTACAGCTGTGGCGCCGACACGGGTTCGGGGTGCTGCTGATCACCCACGATGTCGACGAAGCGGTCGCGCTCGCCGATCGCGTGCTGGTGCTCGAGGAAGGCCGGGTCGTCCACACGCTGACCATCGACGAGCCTCGTCGCGCGCCCGGCGATCCCGGTGCGCACACCGAGCGGCATCGCGCGGAGTTGCTGGATCGCCTTGGCGTCCGGCTGTGA
- a CDS encoding ABC transporter substrate-binding protein, with product MTRRFVALAATLVFLVAGCVSRTANSGPKPPPAPVPLSELSGLTLQVGDQKGGTEALLRAAGQLDNLPYRVAFSTFTSGPPQVEAATAGKIDFAITGNTPPIFGAASNAKIKAVSAYGGGGAGNRVLVHADSPIASVSDLRGKAIAVAKGSSSHANLLAQLDKAGLKPAEVKFVFLQPADALSAFSQHQADAWAIWDPYTAQAEQQIPVRSIAEAQGVTNGDWVGVASDQALGDPKRNTALSDLLVRFEKAVQWARAHPQQWAQDYSAAVGLDPQVAAVAATRSLRLPTELGDDVVASEQKLADLFAAAGQLASSPRFANWVDRRFNEALRQGLVS from the coding sequence GTGACGCGGCGTTTCGTCGCGCTGGCCGCGACGCTCGTATTCCTGGTGGCCGGATGTGTCTCGCGCACAGCGAATTCGGGCCCCAAGCCGCCGCCTGCCCCGGTGCCGCTGTCGGAGTTGTCGGGCCTCACCCTGCAGGTGGGGGATCAGAAGGGTGGCACCGAAGCGCTGCTGCGCGCCGCGGGACAGCTGGACAATCTGCCCTACCGCGTCGCGTTCTCGACCTTCACCTCCGGACCGCCACAGGTCGAGGCGGCCACCGCGGGCAAGATCGACTTCGCGATCACCGGTAACACGCCGCCCATCTTCGGGGCCGCCAGCAACGCGAAGATCAAGGCGGTCTCCGCGTATGGCGGCGGCGGGGCGGGCAATCGCGTTCTGGTGCATGCCGATTCGCCCATCGCGTCGGTGTCCGACCTGCGTGGCAAGGCGATCGCGGTCGCCAAGGGCAGCTCGTCGCACGCCAACCTGCTGGCCCAACTGGACAAGGCCGGGCTCAAACCCGCCGAGGTGAAGTTCGTGTTCCTGCAGCCCGCCGACGCGCTGTCGGCGTTCAGCCAGCACCAGGCCGACGCCTGGGCCATCTGGGATCCGTACACCGCCCAGGCCGAACAGCAGATCCCGGTCCGCAGCATCGCCGAGGCGCAAGGCGTCACCAACGGCGACTGGGTGGGCGTCGCATCCGACCAGGCACTGGGCGACCCGAAACGCAACACCGCGCTGTCCGACCTGCTGGTCCGTTTCGAGAAGGCCGTGCAGTGGGCCAGGGCCCATCCCCAGCAATGGGCCCAAGACTATTCCGCCGCAGTGGGATTGGATCCTCAAGTGGCGGCGGTCGCGGCGACGCGCAGCCTGCGGCTGCCGACCGAGCTCGGCGACGACGTCGTCGCGTCGGAACAGAAGCTGGCCGATTTGTTCGCGGCCGCAGGCCAGCTCGCGTCCTCGCCCCGGTTTGCCAACTGGGTCGATCGTCGATTCAACGAGGCGTTGCGACAGGGCCTGGTGAGCTGA